One Epinephelus lanceolatus isolate andai-2023 chromosome 17, ASM4190304v1, whole genome shotgun sequence genomic window carries:
- the LOC117248550 gene encoding glutathione S-transferase omega-1-like — translation MSTEKCFAKGSAAPGPVPSDHIRLYSMRFCPFAHRTRLVLSAKGIKHDTININLKNKPEWFLEKNPLGLVPTLETTAGEVIYESPITCDYLDEVYPEKKLLPSSPFGKAQQRMMLEHFSKVTPYFYKIPMGRRNGDDVSALEAELKEKFAKLNEDLVNKKTKFFAGDSITMIDYMMWPWFERLEIFELKHCLDGTPELKKWTERMLEDAAVKATMHSLDTYKAFYKTYIEGKPDYDYGL, via the exons ATGTCTACAGAGAAGTGTTTCGCCAAAG gaaGTGCTGCACCCGGTCCAGTGCCCAGCGACCACATCAGACTTTACAGCATGAGATTCTGCCCCTTCGCCCACAGGACCAGATTAGTGCTGAGTGCCAAAGGGATCAA GCATGACACCATCAACATTAATCTGAAAAACAAACCTGAATGGTTCCTTGAGAAGAATCCTCTTGGCCTTGTCCCAACACTCGAGACTACCGCTGGCGAGGTGATATACGAGTCCCCCATCACCTGTGACTACCTGGATGAAGTTTACCCCGAGAAGAAGCTgcttccctcctctccttttgGTAAAGCTCAGCAGAGGATGATGCTGGAGCATTTTTCCAAG GTAACACCATACTTCTACAAGATTCCAATGGGGAGAAGGAATGGTGACGATGTCTCAGCACTTGAAGCTGAACTTAAAGAGAAGTTTGCCAAATTAAATGAG gACCTGGTTAATAAGAAGACCAAGTTCTTTGCTGGTGACTCCATCACAATGATCGACTACATGATGTGGCCGTGGTTCGAGAGGCTGGAGATCTTTGAACTCAAACA CTGCCTTGACGGCACACCTGAGCTGAAGAAGTGGACAGAGCGCATGTTGGAGGACGCAGCTGTCAAAGCCACCATGCACAGTTTGGACACGTACAAGGCCTTCTACAAGACTTACATCGAGGGGAAACCCGACTACGACTATGGCCTGTAG
- the itprip gene encoding inositol 1,4,5-trisphosphate receptor-interacting protein, with product MQGAIARVCMVVAAAILNHPLLFPQENTTIPEQDEVLMARMREHEERLELEQARLEKELAQLEKELAQLDTKQEETSLEDGYSWYFWSTLSFIIFFTIEIYRVDPSDAEIRPVEDEDVFSESGSVTPRTMVLDKHVLSNFCDKCTYTSAHENWRVREFVEGFADDLLESLRSVCDREADMEVGDFVGIGSMFESWKVCKPLTCDLMVPFSPPDPYSFQFHLWCSPSSDIPPDMQGCGKIKVTRFGENEEGCLCGSANLGEDMLCLLHSRDDTPKVDLSPDELLCSRNTRFLAKDQVMKWFQISVTKAWGRISHKYDFEVTFRNLDAAGALKIRFRSGKVIVMNIVPVVQLEDTDAYFVSHFPSDCDSSPDPYWPLSFAVYERNLLKHFAKRLPQNSCHLHCLQIVTFLHRKQTGLTGKTALTNYHLKTALLHLLLSKRPSAWGIESMEHRLRDVLSFLQRSLQEKRLHHVLVGNSKVPEVVQVPEIICKAEPINLFRPLVLQRELHAATVRHFHEMLRNAPVLIQEYTPHLSNGGLHHSFDDSL from the coding sequence ATGCAGGGTGCCATTGCACGAGTGTGTATGGTGGTGGCCGCTGCCATATTAAACCACCCGCTGCTCTTTCCCCAAGAGAACACCACGATCCCGGAGCAGGATGAGGTGCTGATGGCTCGCATGCGGGAGCACGAGGAGAGGCTGGAATTGGAGCAGGCCAGGCTGGAGAAAGAGCTCGCACAGCTGGAGAAAGAGCTTGCACAGCTGGACACGAAGCAGGAAGAAACCAGCTTGGAGGACGGTTACAGTTGGTACTTTTGGAGCACTTTGTCTTTCATCATATTCTTCACTATTGAGATATACAGGGTGGATCCTTCTGACGCAGAAATCCGGCCAGTTGAGGATGAAGACGTGTTTTCAGAGAGCGGATCCGTCACGCCCAGGACAATGGTGCTGGATAAGCATGTCCTGAGCAACTTCTGCGACAAATGCACCTACACTTCAGCCCATGAAAACTGGAGGGTGAGGGAGTTTGTCGAGGGTTTTGCGGATGACTTGCTGGAGTCGCTCCGGAGCGTATgtgacagagaggcagacatGGAAGTCGGGGATTTTGTCGGGATTGGAAGCATGTTTGAATCCTGGAAGGTGTGCAAGCCACTGACATGCGACCTTATGGTGCCTTTCTCGCCTCCAGATCCGTACTCCTTCCAGTTCCACCTGTGGTGCAGTCCCTCCAGTGACATTCCTCCAGACATGCAGGGCTGCGGCAAGATAAAGGTGACCAGGTTTGGGGAGAACGAGGAGGGCTGTCTTTGTGGCTCCGCTAACCTGGGAGAGGACATGCTGTGTCTGTTGCATAGCAGGGATGACACCCCTAAAGTGGACCTCAGTCCTGATGAACTGCTGTGCTCCAGGAACACACGTTTCTTAGCCAAAGATCAAGTCATGAAGTGGTTTCAGATCTCTGTAACCAAAGCGTGGGGACGCATCTCTCACAAATACGACTTTGAGGTCACTTTTCGCAATCTTGATGCAGCCGGTGCTTTGAAGATCCGATTCCGTTCAGGGAAAGTCATTGTAATGAACATTGTACCTGTGGTTCAGCTGGAGGATACAGATGCTTATTTTGTCTCACACTTCCCATCAGACTGTGACAGCTCCCCTGACCCATACTGGCCCCTTTCTTTTGCCGTCTACGAGAGGAATTTGCTGAAACACTTTGCCAAACGCCTACCGCAAAATTCCTGTCATTTGCACTGCCTTCAGATTGTGACTTTCCTACACAGAAAGCAGACAGGGCTCACAGGGAAAACTGCCCTGACTAATTATCATTTAAAGACTGCTCTGCTGCACTTGTTGCTGAGTAAAAGGCCCTCTGCGTGGGGCATCGAGAGTATGGAGCACAGGCTGCGGGATGTGCTCAGCTTCTTGCAGAGGAGCCTACAGGAAAAGAGACTTCATCACGTTCTGGTTGGGAACAGTAAAGTTCCAGAGGTCGTGCAGGTTCCTGAGATCATTTGCAAAGCGGAGCCCATCAATCTGTTCCGGCCTCTGGTGTTGCAGAGGGAGCTTCATGCTGCAACAGTCAGGCATTTTCACGAGATGTTGAGAAATGCACCTGTGCTCATACAAGAGTACACACCTCACTTATCAAACGGAGGTTTACACCACAGCTTCGACGACAGTTTGTGA